In a genomic window of Ralstonia nicotianae:
- the pstA gene encoding phosphate ABC transporter permease PstA yields MRTPSIPAVRADSEKIKSRLQARRRNVNRLALTLSLAAMGFGLVWLAWILWTTLTLGIDGLSLSLFTQMTPPPNTPGGGLANAIVGSFLMVGLATLVGTPLGILAGIYLSEYGKTSALASVTRFINDILLSAPSIVIGLFVYAIVVARVHHFSGIAGVIALALLQVPIVVRTTENMLNLVPNAMREAAMALGTPKWKMVLSITLKASYAGVITGVLLAIARIAGETAPLLFTALNNQFWSLDLNQPIASVPVVIFRFAMSPFPEWQQLAWAGVFLITLGVLGLNVLARALFTKK; encoded by the coding sequence ATGCGCACGCCCTCCATCCCGGCCGTCCGCGCCGACTCGGAAAAGATCAAGTCGCGCCTGCAGGCCCGTCGCCGCAACGTCAACCGCTTGGCCCTGACGCTGTCGCTGGCGGCCATGGGCTTCGGCCTGGTGTGGCTGGCGTGGATCCTGTGGACCACGCTGACGCTCGGCATCGACGGGTTGTCGCTGTCGCTGTTCACGCAGATGACGCCGCCGCCGAACACGCCGGGCGGCGGTCTGGCCAACGCCATTGTCGGCAGCTTCCTGATGGTGGGGCTGGCCACGCTGGTCGGCACGCCGCTGGGCATCCTGGCCGGCATCTACCTGTCCGAGTACGGCAAGACCTCGGCGCTGGCCAGCGTCACGCGCTTCATCAACGACATCCTGCTCTCGGCGCCGTCCATCGTGATCGGGCTGTTTGTCTACGCGATCGTGGTGGCGCGCGTGCATCACTTCTCCGGCATCGCGGGCGTGATCGCGCTGGCGCTGCTGCAGGTCCCCATCGTCGTGCGCACCACCGAGAACATGCTGAACCTGGTGCCCAACGCGATGCGCGAGGCCGCCATGGCGCTCGGCACGCCCAAGTGGAAGATGGTGCTGTCGATCACGCTGAAGGCTTCGTATGCGGGTGTGATCACCGGCGTGCTGCTGGCCATCGCCCGCATTGCCGGCGAGACGGCGCCGCTGCTCTTCACCGCGCTGAACAACCAGTTCTGGAGCCTGGACCTGAACCAGCCGATCGCCAGCGTGCCGGTCGTGATCTTCCGCTTTGCGATGAGCCCGTTCCCCGAGTGGCAGCAACTGGCCTGGGCCGGGGTGTTCCTGATTACGCTGGGTGTGCTGGGGCTGAACGTCCTCGCGCGTGCCTTGTTCACCAAGAAATGA
- the glmM gene encoding phosphoglucosamine mutase: MSRKYFGTDGIRGRVGESPITPDFVLRLGYAAGRVLAHGSEAHGHGRPTVLIGKDTRLSGYMLEAALEAGFTAAGVDVLMSGPLPTPGVAYLTRALRLSAGVVISASHNPYYDNGIKFFSATGDKLPDETESQIEAELEKPMVYAASDALGRARRIDDAAGRYIEFCKSTFPNDLNLFGMKIVLDSAHGAAYHIAPHVFHELGAEVVSIGNQPNGRNINDGYGATEPAKLIEATRQHGADLGLAFDGDADRLQVVDRNGRLYNGDELLYVMVQARRAAGQAVPGAVGTLMTNLAVELALKAQGVEFVRAKVGDRYVLEELKKHGWLLGGEGSGHLLCLDKHSTGDGIISALQVLAALRRSGQTLEQVLDGVHLFPQKLINVRVEKGFDWKAHAALQAALKVSEAELNGKGRVLIRPSGTEPVVRVMVEAQDAALATKYAEQLAATLQ, translated from the coding sequence ATGTCCAGGAAGTATTTCGGCACCGACGGCATCCGCGGGCGCGTGGGCGAAAGCCCGATCACGCCCGACTTCGTGCTGCGCCTCGGCTACGCGGCGGGCCGCGTGCTGGCGCATGGCAGCGAAGCGCATGGCCACGGCCGGCCCACCGTGCTGATCGGCAAGGACACGCGCCTGTCCGGCTACATGCTGGAAGCCGCCCTGGAGGCGGGCTTCACCGCCGCCGGCGTGGACGTGCTGATGAGCGGGCCGTTGCCGACGCCCGGTGTCGCGTATCTCACGCGGGCGCTGCGCCTGTCCGCGGGCGTGGTGATTTCGGCATCGCACAATCCGTATTACGACAACGGGATCAAGTTCTTCTCGGCCACCGGCGACAAGCTGCCCGATGAAACCGAGTCGCAGATCGAGGCCGAGCTCGAAAAGCCGATGGTGTATGCGGCGTCCGATGCGCTGGGCCGCGCCCGCCGCATCGACGATGCCGCCGGCCGCTACATCGAGTTCTGCAAGAGCACCTTCCCCAACGATCTGAACCTGTTCGGCATGAAGATCGTGCTGGACAGCGCGCACGGCGCGGCGTATCACATCGCGCCGCACGTGTTCCATGAGCTGGGTGCCGAAGTGGTCTCGATCGGCAACCAGCCGAACGGGCGCAACATCAATGACGGCTATGGCGCCACCGAGCCCGCCAAGCTGATCGAGGCGACCCGCCAGCACGGCGCCGACCTCGGCCTGGCGTTTGATGGCGATGCCGACCGCCTGCAGGTGGTCGACCGGAACGGCCGCCTGTATAACGGCGATGAGCTGCTGTACGTGATGGTGCAGGCCCGTCGCGCGGCCGGCCAGGCCGTGCCGGGTGCCGTCGGCACGCTGATGACCAACCTGGCGGTGGAACTGGCGCTGAAGGCGCAGGGCGTCGAATTCGTGCGCGCCAAGGTGGGCGACCGCTATGTGCTGGAAGAGCTGAAGAAACACGGCTGGCTGCTGGGCGGCGAGGGCTCTGGCCATCTGCTGTGCCTGGACAAGCACAGCACCGGCGACGGCATCATCTCCGCGCTGCAAGTGCTGGCGGCACTGCGCCGCAGCGGTCAGACGCTGGAGCAGGTGCTCGATGGCGTGCATCTGTTCCCGCAGAAGCTGATCAACGTGCGGGTTGAGAAGGGTTTCGACTGGAAAGCGCACGCGGCCCTGCAGGCGGCGTTGAAGGTGAGCGAGGCTGAGCTGAACGGCAAGGGGCGGGTCCTGATCCGCCCGTCGGGAACCGAACCGGTCGTGCGCGTGATGGTCGAGGCACAGGACGCGGCCCTCGCGACCAAGTACGCGGAGCAGCTCGCGGCGACGCTTCAGTGA
- the phoR gene encoding phosphate regulon sensor histidine kinase PhoR, with protein sequence MNIIWTRFVVAVALMGLVTLGLYFFVGHAVAFAAFSAMLLTMLLYYVYQLQRLWRVLESPAYGEIPSALGLWGEVYYRLHRLMKGWRTQVLQVEQQHSRFIQAIQASPNGVLMLDGEDQIEWCNAVAEEHFGLSAKRDLRQRITHLIRRPEFVRYLARGEFEEPLTMRDMGPHKQSIVSAQVLPYGEDRKLLVSQDITKLENTEAMRRDFVANVSHELKTPLTVLSGFLETVRDLPLSEDDKRRYLDMMHVQATRMQHLVEDLLALATLEGNSEPPSITPVPMQRVMLQLQHDAEALSAGRHAISMTCDASVSVCGAELELLSAFSNLVSNAIRYTPEGGRISLDWSAREGHAVFSVTDTGIGIAPEHIPRLTERFYRVDRSRSRDTGGTGLGLAIVKHVLSRHGADLQVVSERGKGSTFRASFPPERTVVRGTGDSGAERAA encoded by the coding sequence ATGAACATCATCTGGACCCGCTTCGTCGTCGCCGTTGCCCTGATGGGGCTGGTGACGCTGGGGTTGTACTTCTTTGTCGGCCACGCGGTCGCCTTTGCGGCGTTCAGCGCGATGCTGCTGACGATGCTGCTGTACTACGTCTATCAGCTCCAGCGGCTGTGGCGCGTGCTGGAGTCGCCTGCCTATGGCGAGATTCCCAGCGCGCTCGGCCTGTGGGGCGAGGTGTATTACCGCCTGCACCGGCTGATGAAGGGCTGGCGCACGCAGGTGCTGCAGGTCGAGCAGCAGCACAGCCGCTTCATCCAGGCGATTCAGGCCTCGCCCAACGGGGTGCTGATGCTCGACGGCGAAGACCAGATCGAGTGGTGTAACGCCGTCGCCGAGGAGCACTTCGGCCTGTCTGCCAAGCGCGACCTGCGCCAGCGCATCACCCACCTGATCCGCCGACCGGAATTCGTCCGCTATCTTGCGCGCGGCGAGTTCGAGGAGCCCCTCACCATGCGCGACATGGGCCCGCACAAGCAGAGTATCGTGTCCGCCCAGGTGCTGCCCTACGGCGAGGACCGCAAGCTGCTGGTGTCGCAGGACATCACCAAGCTCGAGAACACCGAGGCGATGCGGCGCGATTTCGTCGCCAACGTTTCACACGAACTGAAGACGCCGCTGACGGTGCTGTCCGGTTTTCTCGAGACCGTGCGCGACCTGCCGCTGTCAGAGGACGACAAGCGGCGCTACCTGGACATGATGCACGTGCAGGCCACGCGCATGCAGCACCTGGTGGAGGACCTGCTGGCGCTGGCCACGCTGGAGGGCAATTCCGAGCCGCCCTCGATCACGCCGGTGCCGATGCAGCGCGTGATGCTCCAGCTGCAGCACGATGCCGAGGCGCTGTCCGCCGGCCGGCACGCGATCAGCATGACCTGCGATGCGTCGGTGAGCGTGTGCGGGGCCGAGCTGGAGCTGCTGTCGGCCTTCAGCAACCTGGTCTCCAATGCCATCCGCTACACGCCCGAGGGCGGCCGGATCAGCCTGGACTGGTCGGCCAGGGAGGGGCACGCGGTGTTTTCCGTGACCGATACCGGCATCGGCATCGCGCCCGAACATATCCCGCGCCTGACCGAGCGCTTCTACCGGGTGGATCGCAGCCGCTCGCGCGATACCGGCGGCACCGGCCTCGGCCTGGCGATCGTCAAGCACGTGCTGTCGCGGCACGGAGCCGACCTGCAGGTCGTCAGCGAGCGCGGCAAGGGTAGTACGTTCCGCGCGAGCTTTCCGCCGGAGCGCACGGTGGTGCGCGGCACGGGGGACTCAGGCGCCGAGCGCGCGGCCTGA
- the pstB gene encoding phosphate ABC transporter ATP-binding protein PstB, translating to MTATSIDVRVQSPKIDVRDLNFYYGKFHALKNISLQIPEKQVTAFIGPSGCGKSTLLRTFNKMYALYPEQRAEGEINMDGENLLTSRMDIALLRAKVGMVFQKPTPFPMSIYDNIAFGVKLFERLSRSEMDDRVEWALTKAALWGEVKDKLHQSGYGLSGGQQQRLCIARGIAIRPEVLLLDEPCSALDPISTGKIEELIAELKDDYTVVIVTHNMQQAARCSDYTAYMYLGELIEFGETEKIFIKPRRKETEDYITGRFG from the coding sequence ATGACTGCTACGTCTATCGATGTGCGCGTGCAAAGCCCGAAGATCGATGTGCGCGACCTGAACTTCTATTACGGCAAGTTCCACGCCCTCAAGAACATCTCGCTGCAGATTCCGGAGAAGCAGGTGACGGCCTTCATCGGCCCGTCGGGCTGCGGCAAGTCGACGCTGCTGCGCACCTTCAACAAGATGTACGCGCTGTACCCCGAGCAGCGCGCCGAGGGTGAGATCAACATGGACGGCGAGAACCTGCTGACCTCGCGCATGGACATCGCCCTGCTGCGCGCCAAGGTGGGCATGGTGTTCCAGAAGCCGACGCCGTTCCCGATGTCGATCTACGACAACATCGCCTTCGGCGTGAAGCTGTTCGAGCGCCTGTCGCGCTCGGAGATGGACGACCGCGTGGAATGGGCGCTGACCAAGGCGGCGCTGTGGGGTGAAGTGAAGGACAAGCTGCACCAGTCGGGCTACGGCCTGTCGGGTGGCCAGCAGCAGCGCCTGTGCATCGCGCGCGGCATTGCCATCCGTCCGGAAGTGTTGCTGCTCGACGAGCCGTGCTCCGCGCTGGACCCGATCTCCACCGGCAAGATCGAAGAGCTGATCGCCGAACTGAAGGATGACTACACGGTGGTCATCGTGACGCACAACATGCAACAGGCGGCGCGCTGCTCTGACTACACTGCCTACATGTACCTGGGCGAGCTGATCGAGTTCGGCGAGACCGAGAAGATCTTCATCAAGCCCCGCCGCAAGGAAACGGAAGACTACATTACCGGCCGCTTCGGCTGA
- the folP gene encoding dihydropteroate synthase, giving the protein MPTTTHFQCGRFRYPRDRRPLVMGILNVTPDSFSDGGRHATRDAALRHAEQLIAEGADLIDIGGESSRPGAAPLGLQEELDRVMPIVEALRECGRPLSIDTYKPDVMRATLDAGADLINDIWGFRKPGAIEAVAQGHAGLCLMHMQRDPETMQEAPSYTDLMAEVGAFLQAQAQALLAAGVAAERIALDPGFGFGKTPDHNLIMLNRLEHFERMGLPLLVGLSRKSTLGAVLGGKPPAERIAASVAAALLAAERGAFIVRVHDVRPTVEAIQLWWAMRHERIDPPVA; this is encoded by the coding sequence ATTCCCACCACGACGCATTTCCAGTGCGGACGCTTCCGCTACCCGCGTGACCGTCGCCCGCTGGTCATGGGCATCCTCAACGTCACGCCCGATTCGTTTTCCGACGGTGGCCGGCATGCCACCCGCGATGCCGCGTTGCGCCACGCCGAGCAGCTGATTGCCGAAGGGGCCGACCTCATCGACATCGGCGGCGAGTCGAGCCGGCCCGGGGCCGCGCCGCTCGGGCTGCAGGAGGAGCTGGATCGGGTGATGCCGATCGTCGAGGCGCTGCGCGAGTGCGGCAGGCCGCTGTCGATCGACACCTACAAGCCGGACGTGATGCGCGCCACGCTCGATGCCGGCGCCGACCTGATCAACGATATCTGGGGCTTCCGCAAGCCGGGGGCGATCGAGGCTGTCGCGCAGGGCCATGCCGGGCTGTGCCTTATGCACATGCAGCGGGACCCCGAAACGATGCAGGAAGCCCCCAGCTACACGGACCTGATGGCCGAAGTCGGGGCCTTCCTGCAAGCGCAGGCGCAAGCGCTGCTGGCTGCGGGCGTCGCGGCCGAACGCATTGCGCTGGACCCTGGATTTGGCTTTGGAAAGACGCCGGACCACAATCTGATCATGCTCAACCGGCTGGAGCACTTCGAGCGGATGGGGCTGCCGTTGCTGGTGGGCCTGTCGCGCAAGTCGACGCTGGGCGCGGTATTGGGCGGCAAGCCGCCCGCCGAGCGCATCGCGGCGAGCGTGGCGGCGGCGTTGCTGGCGGCGGAGCGGGGGGCCTTCATCGTGCGGGTGCACGATGTGCGGCCCACCGTCGAAGCTATCCAGCTCTGGTGGGCCATGCGGCACGAGCGGATCGATCCGCCGGTTGCATGA
- the phoU gene encoding phosphate signaling complex protein PhoU, whose protein sequence is MSDKHLSTQFDTDLTSISTKVLQMGGLVEAQIARAMRALANFDAELCDQVRAVELEVNALEIEIDSDCNNIIARRQPTARDLRLVMAISKTITNLERVGDEAEKIAKRTKRILQDPLAHSLNYADVKRSGEMAATILRHALDAFARLDTTAAVSILQEDKALDEEFRGFMRELITYMMENPRTISVALDLLFIAKAIERIGDHAKNIAEFIIYIVKGTDVRHASREALEREILGE, encoded by the coding sequence ATGTCCGACAAACATCTGTCGACGCAATTCGATACCGACCTGACCTCGATCAGCACCAAGGTGCTGCAGATGGGCGGCCTGGTGGAAGCACAGATCGCGCGCGCCATGCGTGCGCTGGCGAACTTCGACGCCGAGCTGTGCGACCAGGTGCGGGCGGTCGAACTGGAAGTGAACGCGCTCGAGATCGAGATCGACAGCGACTGCAACAACATCATCGCGCGCCGCCAGCCGACCGCGCGCGACCTGCGCCTGGTGATGGCGATCTCGAAGACCATCACCAACCTGGAGCGCGTCGGCGACGAAGCCGAGAAGATCGCCAAGCGCACCAAGCGCATCCTGCAGGATCCGCTGGCCCATTCGCTGAACTACGCCGACGTGAAGCGCTCCGGCGAAATGGCGGCCACCATCCTGCGCCACGCGCTGGATGCGTTCGCGCGCCTGGATACCACCGCTGCCGTGTCGATCCTGCAGGAAGACAAGGCGCTGGACGAGGAATTCCGCGGCTTCATGCGCGAGCTGATCACCTACATGATGGAGAACCCGCGCACCATCTCGGTGGCGCTGGACCTGCTCTTCATCGCCAAGGCGATCGAGCGGATCGGCGACCACGCGAAGAATATCGCGGAGTTTATTATCTATATCGTCAAGGGAACCGACGTCCGCCACGCCTCGCGCGAGGCGCTCGAGCGCGAGATCCTGGGCGAGTGA
- the phoB gene encoding phosphate regulon transcriptional regulator PhoB, producing MPSSILVVEDEPAIAELIAVNLQHAGHYPIRAYNAEQALSLMSDVLPDLVLLDWMLPGKSGVMFAKELRANERTRQIPIIMLTARSEEQDKIMGLDAGADDYVTKPFSPKELLARIKAVLRRRAPQLTDDVVAINGLRLDPATHRVTAVNSESENPIKLDLGPTEFRLLHFLMTHPERVHSRSQLLDQVWGDHVFVEERTVDVHIKRLRAALAPGGYSSMIETVRGSGYRLARNPGQ from the coding sequence ATGCCGAGCAGTATTCTGGTCGTGGAAGATGAACCGGCGATCGCCGAGCTGATCGCCGTCAACCTGCAGCACGCGGGTCACTATCCGATTCGTGCCTACAATGCCGAGCAGGCGCTGTCGCTGATGAGCGACGTGCTGCCCGACCTCGTCCTGCTGGACTGGATGCTGCCGGGCAAGTCCGGCGTGATGTTCGCCAAGGAACTGCGCGCCAACGAGCGCACCCGCCAGATCCCGATCATCATGCTGACCGCCCGCAGCGAAGAGCAGGACAAGATCATGGGCCTGGACGCCGGCGCCGACGACTACGTCACCAAGCCGTTTTCGCCCAAGGAGTTGCTTGCCCGCATCAAGGCCGTACTGCGCCGCCGCGCGCCGCAGCTGACCGACGACGTGGTCGCCATCAACGGCCTCCGGCTGGACCCGGCCACCCACCGCGTGACCGCCGTGAACAGCGAGTCGGAAAACCCCATCAAGCTGGATCTGGGCCCGACCGAATTCCGCTTGCTGCATTTCCTGATGACGCACCCGGAGCGCGTGCATAGCCGTTCGCAGTTGCTCGATCAGGTGTGGGGCGACCACGTCTTCGTGGAAGAGCGCACCGTGGACGTGCACATCAAGCGTCTGCGCGCGGCGCTCGCCCCGGGCGGCTACAGCAGCATGATCGAAACCGTGCGCGGCAGCGGCTATCGCCTGGCACGCAATCCCGGACAGTAA
- the pstS gene encoding phosphate ABC transporter substrate-binding protein PstS, which yields MKLVKTAIAGVVSLAFAGIAFAADITGAGATFPAPVYNKWADAYQKATGTKVNYQGIGSSGGIKQITAKTVDFGASDMPLKDDELSKDGLLQFPTVIGGVVPVINLPGVKPGELVLTGQVLGDIYLGKVKKWNDPAIVKLNPKAKLPDQDILVVRRADGSGTSFIFTNYLSKVSAEWKGKVGEGTTVNWPTGTGGKGNEGVAAFVQRLGGAIGYVEYAYAKQNHMTHINLQNASGAVVQPTSDAFKAAAAGADWSKSFYQILTNQPGKDAWPIAGATFILVHKTQDKPVQGTEVLKFFDWAYKNGGKDASALDYVPLPDPVLNQIRATWKSGVKDASGKPIYN from the coding sequence ATGAAATTGGTCAAGACTGCGATTGCGGGCGTTGTTTCGCTGGCTTTCGCTGGTATCGCGTTTGCCGCCGACATCACCGGCGCTGGCGCGACGTTCCCGGCGCCGGTCTACAACAAGTGGGCTGACGCCTATCAGAAGGCCACCGGCACCAAGGTGAACTATCAAGGCATCGGCTCGTCGGGCGGCATTAAGCAGATCACCGCCAAGACCGTCGATTTCGGCGCCTCGGACATGCCGCTCAAGGATGACGAGCTGAGCAAGGACGGCCTTCTGCAGTTCCCGACCGTGATCGGCGGCGTGGTGCCGGTGATCAATCTGCCGGGCGTGAAGCCGGGCGAGCTGGTCCTGACGGGCCAGGTGCTGGGCGACATCTACCTGGGCAAGGTCAAGAAGTGGAATGACCCGGCCATCGTCAAGCTGAATCCGAAGGCCAAGCTGCCGGACCAGGACATCCTGGTGGTGCGCCGTGCTGACGGTTCGGGCACCTCGTTCATCTTCACGAACTACCTGTCGAAGGTGAGCGCCGAGTGGAAGGGCAAGGTCGGCGAAGGCACGACCGTGAACTGGCCGACCGGCACGGGCGGCAAGGGCAACGAAGGCGTGGCCGCCTTCGTGCAGCGTCTGGGTGGCGCGATCGGCTACGTCGAGTACGCCTACGCCAAGCAGAACCACATGACCCACATCAATCTGCAGAACGCCTCGGGCGCCGTGGTGCAGCCGACCAGCGACGCCTTCAAGGCCGCCGCTGCCGGCGCCGACTGGAGCAAGTCGTTCTACCAGATCCTGACCAACCAGCCGGGCAAGGACGCATGGCCGATCGCCGGCGCGACCTTCATCCTGGTGCACAAGACCCAGGACAAGCCGGTCCAGGGCACCGAGGTCCTGAAGTTCTTCGACTGGGCCTACAAGAACGGCGGCAAGGATGCTTCCGCGCTGGACTACGTGCCACTGCCGGACCCGGTGCTGAACCAGATTCGCGCCACCTGGAAGTCGGGCGTGAAGGACGCTTCGGGCAAGCCGATCTACAACTGA
- the pstC gene encoding phosphate ABC transporter permease PstC — MATLSDSSGVRAPSRIGDLLFGGLTRFAALVTLLLLGGIIVSLIISAWPSIQQFGTSFLWKAEWDPPADQFGALVPIYGTLVTSLIALIIAVPVSFGIALFLTELSPAWLRRPLGTAIELLAAVPSIVYGMWGLLVFAPIFGEYFQKPLAATVGRIPFVGALFQGAPIGIGLLCAGVILAIMIIPYISAVMRDVFEVTPVLLKESAYGVGCTTWEVMWNVVLPYTKAGVIGGVMLGLGRALGETMAVTFVIGNTNLLDNVSLFSPGNSITSALANEFAEAGQGLHTAALMELGLILFVITFFVLAASKLLLLRLQKGEGHK; from the coding sequence ATGGCTACGCTCTCCGACTCTTCCGGCGTCCGCGCTCCAAGCCGCATCGGCGATCTGCTGTTCGGCGGGCTGACCCGGTTTGCTGCGCTCGTTACGCTGCTGCTGCTGGGCGGCATCATCGTTTCGCTGATCATCAGCGCCTGGCCCTCGATCCAGCAGTTCGGCACGTCGTTCCTGTGGAAGGCCGAGTGGGATCCGCCCGCCGATCAGTTCGGTGCGCTGGTGCCGATCTACGGCACCCTCGTGACGTCGCTGATTGCCCTGATTATTGCGGTGCCGGTGAGTTTCGGCATCGCCCTGTTTCTGACCGAGCTTTCGCCGGCCTGGCTGCGCCGGCCGCTCGGTACCGCCATCGAGCTGCTTGCCGCCGTGCCGTCCATCGTCTACGGCATGTGGGGGCTGCTCGTGTTCGCGCCGATCTTCGGCGAGTATTTCCAGAAGCCGCTGGCCGCCACCGTGGGCAGGATCCCGTTTGTCGGGGCGCTGTTCCAGGGCGCGCCGATCGGCATCGGCCTGCTGTGCGCCGGAGTCATCCTGGCGATCATGATCATCCCGTACATCTCGGCCGTGATGCGCGACGTGTTCGAGGTCACGCCCGTGCTGCTCAAGGAGTCCGCCTACGGCGTCGGCTGCACTACGTGGGAGGTGATGTGGAACGTGGTCCTGCCATACACCAAGGCCGGTGTGATCGGCGGCGTGATGCTGGGCCTGGGCCGCGCGCTGGGCGAGACCATGGCCGTCACCTTCGTGATCGGCAACACCAACCTGCTGGACAACGTTTCACTGTTTTCGCCGGGCAACAGCATCACGTCGGCGCTGGCCAATGAGTTCGCGGAAGCCGGGCAGGGGCTGCACACCGCCGCGCTGATGGAGCTGGGCCTGATCCTGTTCGTCATCACGTTCTTCGTGTTGGCGGCATCCAAGCTGTTGCTGCTGCGCCTGCAGAAAGGCGAGGGTCACAAGTGA